The genomic window TCAACAGCCCCGGTTTGAACGTTACTGACCACGACCCCGTTGCAACGGTTGCCTTCGGTAATGAGGGAATGCATATTCCATTCATTATAAATTTTTACGGATTTGCTGTTCTTCATCAACTGCTCGTGCAGAGCATGCAGAATGGCATGACCCGTACGATCCGCAGAAAAACAGGCGCGCGGCTTGGAATGACCACCAAAACTCCGTTGCGCTATTTTTCCATCCGGTGTCCGGCTGAAAACACAGCCCATGTGTTCCAATTCGTAAATGATGCTCGGCGCGGCTTTAACATATTCCTCCACGGCATCCTGATCATTGAGAAAATCTCCCCCTTTGATCGTATCGTACATATGCTCTTCCCAACTGTCTGGCTCGGAGTTTCCGAGAGCCGCGGCGATTCCACCCTGAGCCGCACCGGAATGCGACCTTGAAGGATATACCTTCGTTAGAACGGCCACATCCAGCTCCTTGGAGACCTCCAGAGCGGCCCGCATGCCGGCCAAACCCGCGCCTATGATGACGACATCATGTTTAATCACAACAGATCCTTATTAACCATTTGATAAAAAAGAGATATTAAACATTCTCAAGAAAGAATGCAGTGGCTGGCGCCTTTAGAACCCCTTCAACCAGCATGTCCATACCCGCGAAACATTTGACTAAAAAACAAGGCGTCTGTCAAACGTAAGAAAAAAGCCGATGAAGCCTGCGGATACCCGATAACTGGCTAAAATTGAAGGGCGTATTGAACCATTCCCATCGTTTTCTGTCAAGAAAAATGAGTTTGCTGTTGAAAAAGTGAGAGAAGGAAATATAATGAACCTAAGGTATTATTGAATACTTCAAAATTAACAAACAATTCTCAAACATCCACCCTATTAAAGCGGCGACACTTAGTTGAGTCCTTCCCGCAGTTGGAGCCCCCCTTGGAACAAATTACATTTGAGTCTCTTCACCTTCCTGAGACCGTACTAAAAGGCATACAGGACGCGGATTTTAAGTACTGTACCCCCATTCAAGCTGCGGCATTGCCCATCGCCCTGGCAGGAAAGGACGTAGCCGGCCAGGCGCAAACGGGAACCGGCAAGACCGCTGCCTTTTTGATCACCATTTTCACACGACTTCTCGCAACCCCAAAACCCGAAATGAAAGGGGAAAGAGCCGGTCCACGTGCACTCATCATCGCTCCAACCCGCGAGTTAGCCCGGCAAATAGAAAAAGATGCCCTGCTCTTAGGCAAACATTGCAATTTCAAAATCGTCTGCGTATATGGCGGCGTGGATTATGACAAACAACGCACCATGATTAAAGACGGGGTGGACATTCTCATCGCCACCCCTGGACGTCTGATTGATTATTACAAACAGAAATTCTTCAGCCTGAAGCTGGTGGAAGCGCTGGTCATCGACGAAGCCGATCGCATGTTTGACATGGGTTTCATTCAGGACCTGCGTTACCTGCTCCGCAATACCTCGCCCTACAACAAGCGCCTGTCGATGCTGTTTTCGGCAACGTTGAACTTCAGGGTGATGGAACTGTGCTACGAACACATGAACAACCCGGAAAAAGTGACGATCGAACCAGAAAAGGCCGTGGTCGATGAAATTGCCCAATCCCTTTATCATGTCGGCCATCACGAAAAATTCAATCTTTTGTTGGGACTGCTGAAACAGGAAGAGGGAGAAAAAGTGTTGATTTTTTGCAACACCAAAGCCATGAATGAAAGGCTGGAAGCCAAACTCAAACATAATGGCTTCAACGCCGGACAGATCTCGGGCGACCTGCATCAGAAAGCCCGTATCCGCGTTCTCGAAGAATTCAGCGCTGGTGATCTGGATATACTGATCGCCACCGATGTCGCCTCACGCGGCATTCATGTCGATGACATCACCCACGTGATCAATTTCGACTTGCCACAGGACCCTGAGGATTACGTTCATCGCATCGGCAGGACAGCCCGCGCCGGAAAGAAAGGCACGGCTATCACCCTGTGTTGCGAAAATTATGCGGCCCACCTGGAACGGGTGGAAGAATATTTAAAAACCAAAATTCCCGTTGTCTGGGCGGAAGAAGAATTATTTCTTAAAGGTAAGCCAGGAATGCCGCCCCGGCGTCCTAAAACCAAACGCCCTCCCGAACGCAAGTCTTCATCAACCAGTCGACCGGTCAGAGGCAAACCGCCCCGAGGCAGGTCTCGCGCACGGCCCTGAGGCAACCGGGCCAATCCTTGAGGAAAAGCAGGTCAGCTGTTCTCTGCCTTTGAGCAGAGGCTTTCCCTACAAAAATACCTCGATGAACCATTTGGGTTTCATGCGTCCGAAATCTGTCCTCAGGTTATTTTTGAGAGCTTTCTTTGGATCGAGCACGTAACCCTGCTGTCCCTCGCGGACAAAAACCGTCCAGTGCCAAAACGGGATTCCATTTTCCACATGCCATTTGATAGCCAGAAGCGCGCGATCGGGAAGACGATTCCAATCTTGAAAAGGCTTCTCCCTGTCTGATATTTTAATCTTCAAATGCGCCAACAGATTTCGTACATACACCGTCTCAGACCACAATTCAGGGTCCTCAGCGAAAATGCCCAGTTGTTTGGCAATCTTTCTCGTGTGTTGGTAGGATTGATTGGAAAGCATCGTTACACAGGCGATTCCACATCCCGTTCTTTCTTCCTGCACCACCGGTTTTAAAGTTTTCATTCGCTTAAAAGAGTTTTAAAATCATCTTCACTTAAAATCTGCACCCCCAACTTTTCGGCTTTGTCGCGTTTTGATCCGGGGTCATCCCCCGCAACGACATAATCAGTCTTTTTGGAAACGCTGGATGTCACCCTCCCACCCTGAGCCAGAATTTTTTCCTTGGCCTGGTCGCGGGTATAGTCCTGCAACGTGCCGGTCAGCACGAACTGTTTGCCAAGCAGTCGGTCCCCCGTTTCCTGCCTTTCTTCAACCATGACCACACCCTGTTTTTGAAGACGGAGGATTTCTTCTTTATTAGCCTCCTGATCAAAAAAAACTCGCAGGCTTGCGGCCATGATGGGTCCCATCTCCATGACGGATTCCAAATCTTCGAAGGAGGCGTTTTGTAATGCATCCATCGAATGAAAGGTTTGCGCGAGAACATCAGCCGCCCGTTGCCCCACATGACGCACTCCTAAACCGTGCAACAACCGGGAAAGTCCCGCAGTCTTGCTTTTTTGAATCGCATTTAAAAGATTCTGCGCCGACTTTTCAGCCAAGCGCTCGAGCGGCACCAGATCTTCTGGAGTCAACGCGTAAAGGTCCGAGAAATGCTGCACCCGGCCACTGTCTACCAATTGGTCGATCACAGCCGGTCCCAGGTGATCGATGTCCATCGCCTTGCGCGACGCAAAGTGGAACAAACGTTCCTTGAGCTGGGCCGGGCAGGCAGAATTGACACACCGCCAGGCGGCTTCTTCCTTCTCGCGGACAATCGCCGTTTTACATTCGGGACATTCAGCAGGCATTTTAAACGGTTGGCCACGGGATTTTCCCGGTTCGCTCACCACCCGCACCACCTTGGGGATCACCTCTCCAGCTTTCTCGATCACCACGGTATCACCCACTCGCACGTCTTTGTCTTTGATCACGTCTTCATTGTGAAGCGTCGCACGGCTGACGGTGGACCCCGACAAGAATACCGGACGCAACACGGCGACGGGCGTGATGGAGCCGGTCCGCCCCACCTGACAGACGATATCCTCAACTTCGGTTGTCACCTGCTCGGCCTCATATTTATACGCCACCGCCCAGCGCGGATGTTTGGCGGTGCATCCGAGTTTCTCCTGATAGGACAGTCCGTTCACTTTGACCACCAGCCCATCTACTTCGTAATCGAGGTTATCTTTTTTCTCGCGCCAACGATCGATCAAAGCAAAGGTTTCTTGAAAATTCTTGCACAAAACCGTAGCCGGGTTGATGCGAAACCCCAGCGCTTTGAGTTTCTGCATGGCTTCGTAATGCGTTTTAAACGGCATGGGGTCCATGTAGCCAACACTGTAAATAAAAATATCCAGAGGCCGACGGGCGGTGATCGTCGGATCGAGCAGACGAAGGGAGCCTGCCGCCGCGTTTCTGGGATTGACAAATTCCGCCTGTTCATTCGCTTTGCGTTCTTCATTGATCCTGGAAAATGCTTTGCGGTCGAGGTAAACCTCGCCCCGCACTTCGAGAAATTTAAACGCTTCTTTCTCTACAGGGATTTGAAGGGGAACGGAACGAATGGTGCGCAAATTGGCGGTGATGTCTTCCCCTGCTCTGCCATCTCCGCGTGTGGCTCCCTGGACAAACAATCCGTTTTCATAGGAAAGCGTGACGCCGAGCCCATCAATCTTCAACTCCACTACATATTCAATGGCATCTTCGGCAATTTCGTTTTTAAGCCCTTTGACCACACGACTATGAAAATCGCGGAATTCGTCCAGGTTGTAAGTATTATCCAGGCTGAGCATCGGCATTTTATGCACCACGCTCTCGAAACGGTCCGATACCTTACCGCCCACTCGTTGCGTCGGGGAGTCGGAAGTGACCCAATCGGGATGCTTTTTTTCCAGGTCTATCAACCTCTGCATCAGACGGTCGTACTCGCGATCGGTGATCTCGGGCTGGTCATCGACATAATAACGAATGTCATGCCGCCTGATTTCACGCCGGAGTGTTTCGATTTCTTCTTTATCGGATTGTGGCATCTTGAAAATCGGCTCCAAAAATCACAAAGGGATGAAAGGTTTCGCAAACGGCAAAAACCCAGGAGCGATTATATTAGACAGTGAATGAAATTAGGGAAATTTTGAGGAATTTTTATACTGTGGGGAATATCGAAGTAACCTGCTAGGGTTCCAAAGTCACGTAATAGCCATACCTGCCCCGCTGAACCAAAAGGAGGGCGCTGTCCCGGCCACCGGCTTCCAGAATGGCTTTATTGAAGTCCTGCTCGTTGTCAATCTGGCTCTGATTGACTTGCCGGATAATATCCCCAGGGCTGAGACCGATTCGTCCTCCGGCGCTATTGGGAGTCACTTTATTGACCATGACTCCTTTGCGAGTCGATAACTGGTATTTTCTTACCGCCACGTCATCAATATTCTGAACACCCAGTCCCAGCCAGTTCAGGGTGAAATCTACAACCTTATCACTGGGGATGGCTTTTACTTTGAGCCGGATGTCCTGTTGCCGGCCCTCGCGGAGAACGGAAAACGTAATGGTATTTCCCACCGAATAAGACCCGACCCTCTGCTGGTACTCCAGTTTTCTGCTGATTTCATGGTTGTTCAATTTGAGGATCACATCACCCTGTTTTATTCCCGCCTTGCGGGCAGGACTTTCAGGAAACACCTGAGTCACCAACACCCCCTGCGCCCGGTCCAATTTGAAATAGCGGAGCAACTCCGGGGTCATATCCTGAACCAAAACCCCAAGCCATCCGCGACGAACTTTACCGTAACTGATCAGATCGTTGATGATGCGTTTTGCATTTTCTATGGGAATGGCAAACCCGATACCCTCAGCCTTCTGATAAATCGCCGTGTTGATACCGATTAAAGATCCATTGATATTCAGCAACGGTCCACCACTATTCCCCGGATTGATG from Nitrospinota bacterium includes these protein-coding regions:
- a CDS encoding Do family serine endopeptidase, which encodes MVLAVEKVGPMVVNIYTEEAPPQRGNPFRSFGGGNFGGDVFDRFLKDFIPNFDQQRRSLGSGVLINPEGYILTNEHVIGKAVRIKVTLIDKREFDARLIGADRKSDLAVIKIDSDQPLPFVEMGRSDDLMIGETVLAIGNPFGLQHTVTTGIISALNRSIKSGEDMVYHDFIQVDASINPGNSGGPLLNINGSLIGINTAIYQKAEGIGFAIPIENAKRIINDLISYGKVRRGWLGVLVQDMTPELLRYFKLDRAQGVLVTQVFPESPARKAGIKQGDVILKLNNHEISRKLEYQQRVGSYSVGNTITFSVLREGRQQDIRLKVKAIPSDKVVDFTLNWLGLGVQNIDDVAVRKYQLSTRKGVMVNKVTPNSAGGRIGLSPGDIIRQVNQSQIDNEQDFNKAILEAGGRDSALLLVQRGRYGYYVTLEP
- a CDS encoding DEAD/DEAH box helicase, with amino-acid sequence MTFESLHLPETVLKGIQDADFKYCTPIQAAALPIALAGKDVAGQAQTGTGKTAAFLITIFTRLLATPKPEMKGERAGPRALIIAPTRELARQIEKDALLLGKHCNFKIVCVYGGVDYDKQRTMIKDGVDILIATPGRLIDYYKQKFFSLKLVEALVIDEADRMFDMGFIQDLRYLLRNTSPYNKRLSMLFSATLNFRVMELCYEHMNNPEKVTIEPEKAVVDEIAQSLYHVGHHEKFNLLLGLLKQEEGEKVLIFCNTKAMNERLEAKLKHNGFNAGQISGDLHQKARIRVLEEFSAGDLDILIATDVASRGIHVDDITHVINFDLPQDPEDYVHRIGRTARAGKKGTAITLCCENYAAHLERVEEYLKTKIPVVWAEEELFLKGKPGMPPRRPKTKRPPERKSSSTSRPVRGKPPRGRSRARP
- the ligA gene encoding NAD-dependent DNA ligase LigA, whose amino-acid sequence is MPQSDKEEIETLRREIRRHDIRYYVDDQPEITDREYDRLMQRLIDLEKKHPDWVTSDSPTQRVGGKVSDRFESVVHKMPMLSLDNTYNLDEFRDFHSRVVKGLKNEIAEDAIEYVVELKIDGLGVTLSYENGLFVQGATRGDGRAGEDITANLRTIRSVPLQIPVEKEAFKFLEVRGEVYLDRKAFSRINEERKANEQAEFVNPRNAAAGSLRLLDPTITARRPLDIFIYSVGYMDPMPFKTHYEAMQKLKALGFRINPATVLCKNFQETFALIDRWREKKDNLDYEVDGLVVKVNGLSYQEKLGCTAKHPRWAVAYKYEAEQVTTEVEDIVCQVGRTGSITPVAVLRPVFLSGSTVSRATLHNEDVIKDKDVRVGDTVVIEKAGEVIPKVVRVVSEPGKSRGQPFKMPAECPECKTAIVREKEEAAWRCVNSACPAQLKERLFHFASRKAMDIDHLGPAVIDQLVDSGRVQHFSDLYALTPEDLVPLERLAEKSAQNLLNAIQKSKTAGLSRLLHGLGVRHVGQRAADVLAQTFHSMDALQNASFEDLESVMEMGPIMAASLRVFFDQEANKEEILRLQKQGVVMVEERQETGDRLLGKQFVLTGTLQDYTRDQAKEKILAQGGRVTSSVSKKTDYVVAGDDPGSKRDKAEKLGVQILSEDDFKTLLSE